A stretch of Oncorhynchus gorbuscha isolate QuinsamMale2020 ecotype Even-year linkage group LG24, OgorEven_v1.0, whole genome shotgun sequence DNA encodes these proteins:
- the LOC124012090 gene encoding tuftelin-like isoform X3, whose protein sequence is MLTDEVSQIQEVRYCLKTLREQMATRQNNKVRENSEDSAKIREVSKRLYAQLKESEKRHKEERDRMQAESDEFSRRLDEQSKHLQWVEGEAGERGQKVEELQRLLGGMELEGAVLRGKIAASEAELLQLRAAKEGVQEKKQRTEELEKELAVLKEKIHHLDDMLKSQQRKVRHMIEQLQNSRTVIQERERVIRDLEEKVAFLEAENTEMRDQIEYFLAGQKPASPPTKECKPTPQIIYSSNTV, encoded by the exons ATGCTGACAGACGAGGTGTCTCAGATACAGGAG gtTCGGTACTGTCTGAAGACCTTGAGGGAACAGATGGCCACCAGACAGAATAACAAG GTCAGGGAGAATTCAGAGGACAGTGCAAAGATAAGGGAGGTGAGCAAGCGCCTGTATGCCCAGCTGAAGGAGTCAGAGAAGAGAcacaaggaggagagagacagaatgcaG GCTGAAAGCGATGAGTTCAGCCGGCGCCTCGACGAGCAGTCGAAGCACCTGCAGTGGGTGGAGGGGGAGGCGGGGGAGCGAGGTCAGAAGGTGGAGGAGTTGCAGAGGCTGCTGGGGGGCATGGAGCTGGAGGGTGCTGTCCTGAGGGGCAAAATAGCCGCCAGTGAGGCTGAACTGCTGCAGCTGAGAGCAGCCAAGGAGGGGGTGCAGGAGAAAAAGCAGAG AACTGAGGAGCTGGAGAAGGAGCTGGCTGTCCTGAAGGAGAAAATCCATCACCTGGACGACATGCTGAAGAGCCAGCAGAGGAAGGTCCGCCACATGATCGAACag CTGCAGAACTCACGGACAgtaatacaggagagagagagagtgatcagGGAtctagaggagaaggtggcttTTCTGGAAGCTGAG aacACAGAGATGCGTGACCAGATAGAGTACTTCCTGGCGGGTCAGAAGCCTGCTTCTCCGCCCACCAAAGAATGCAAACCCACTCCCCAGATTATCTACAG CAGCAACACAGTATAA
- the LOC124012090 gene encoding tuftelin-like isoform X1, whose product MLTDEVSQIQEVRYCLKTLREQMATRQNNKVQCLQEFPANGYKVSVTLPTNPAIVTNCKIVGTESETNVRENSEDSAKIREVSKRLYAQLKESEKRHKEERDRMQAESDEFSRRLDEQSKHLQWVEGEAGERGQKVEELQRLLGGMELEGAVLRGKIAASEAELLQLRAAKEGVQEKKQRTEELEKELAVLKEKIHHLDDMLKSQQRKVRHMIEQLQNSRTVIQERERVIRDLEEKVAFLEAENTEMRDQIEYFLAGQKPASPPTKECKPTPQIIYSSNTV is encoded by the exons ATGCTGACAGACGAGGTGTCTCAGATACAGGAG gtTCGGTACTGTCTGAAGACCTTGAGGGAACAGATGGCCACCAGACAGAATAACAAGGTACAATGCCTTCAGGag TTTCCAGCCAACGGTTACAAAGTCAGTGTCACCCTGCCTACCAACCCAGCAATTGTCACCAATTGTAAAATTGTTGGGACTGAGTCAGAAACAAAT GTCAGGGAGAATTCAGAGGACAGTGCAAAGATAAGGGAGGTGAGCAAGCGCCTGTATGCCCAGCTGAAGGAGTCAGAGAAGAGAcacaaggaggagagagacagaatgcaG GCTGAAAGCGATGAGTTCAGCCGGCGCCTCGACGAGCAGTCGAAGCACCTGCAGTGGGTGGAGGGGGAGGCGGGGGAGCGAGGTCAGAAGGTGGAGGAGTTGCAGAGGCTGCTGGGGGGCATGGAGCTGGAGGGTGCTGTCCTGAGGGGCAAAATAGCCGCCAGTGAGGCTGAACTGCTGCAGCTGAGAGCAGCCAAGGAGGGGGTGCAGGAGAAAAAGCAGAG AACTGAGGAGCTGGAGAAGGAGCTGGCTGTCCTGAAGGAGAAAATCCATCACCTGGACGACATGCTGAAGAGCCAGCAGAGGAAGGTCCGCCACATGATCGAACag CTGCAGAACTCACGGACAgtaatacaggagagagagagagtgatcagGGAtctagaggagaaggtggcttTTCTGGAAGCTGAG aacACAGAGATGCGTGACCAGATAGAGTACTTCCTGGCGGGTCAGAAGCCTGCTTCTCCGCCCACCAAAGAATGCAAACCCACTCCCCAGATTATCTACAG CAGCAACACAGTATAA
- the LOC124012090 gene encoding tuftelin-like isoform X2, with the protein MLTDEVSQIQEVRYCLKTLREQMATRQNNKFPANGYKVSVTLPTNPAIVTNCKIVGTESETNVRENSEDSAKIREVSKRLYAQLKESEKRHKEERDRMQAESDEFSRRLDEQSKHLQWVEGEAGERGQKVEELQRLLGGMELEGAVLRGKIAASEAELLQLRAAKEGVQEKKQRTEELEKELAVLKEKIHHLDDMLKSQQRKVRHMIEQLQNSRTVIQERERVIRDLEEKVAFLEAENTEMRDQIEYFLAGQKPASPPTKECKPTPQIIYSSNTV; encoded by the exons ATGCTGACAGACGAGGTGTCTCAGATACAGGAG gtTCGGTACTGTCTGAAGACCTTGAGGGAACAGATGGCCACCAGACAGAATAACAAG TTTCCAGCCAACGGTTACAAAGTCAGTGTCACCCTGCCTACCAACCCAGCAATTGTCACCAATTGTAAAATTGTTGGGACTGAGTCAGAAACAAAT GTCAGGGAGAATTCAGAGGACAGTGCAAAGATAAGGGAGGTGAGCAAGCGCCTGTATGCCCAGCTGAAGGAGTCAGAGAAGAGAcacaaggaggagagagacagaatgcaG GCTGAAAGCGATGAGTTCAGCCGGCGCCTCGACGAGCAGTCGAAGCACCTGCAGTGGGTGGAGGGGGAGGCGGGGGAGCGAGGTCAGAAGGTGGAGGAGTTGCAGAGGCTGCTGGGGGGCATGGAGCTGGAGGGTGCTGTCCTGAGGGGCAAAATAGCCGCCAGTGAGGCTGAACTGCTGCAGCTGAGAGCAGCCAAGGAGGGGGTGCAGGAGAAAAAGCAGAG AACTGAGGAGCTGGAGAAGGAGCTGGCTGTCCTGAAGGAGAAAATCCATCACCTGGACGACATGCTGAAGAGCCAGCAGAGGAAGGTCCGCCACATGATCGAACag CTGCAGAACTCACGGACAgtaatacaggagagagagagagtgatcagGGAtctagaggagaaggtggcttTTCTGGAAGCTGAG aacACAGAGATGCGTGACCAGATAGAGTACTTCCTGGCGGGTCAGAAGCCTGCTTCTCCGCCCACCAAAGAATGCAAACCCACTCCCCAGATTATCTACAG CAGCAACACAGTATAA